One stretch of Ornithinimicrobium ciconiae DNA includes these proteins:
- a CDS encoding DedA family protein, which translates to MSEFFDAVNTALIAAAEQPWLLGATYLLIVLDGILPVVPSEALVMALAALDGPPSLPLLIAVAALGAITGDNLSFAIGRSLGPGRFDRLRAGRVARALDAGRRQLERRPATVILTGRFVPVGRVAVYLAAGASGYPHRRFLPISIIGGTVWAFYMLSLGLLAAAWVDGNPLFSAAVGVGLSLVLGALADLILRWRRSRRMRMD; encoded by the coding sequence ATGTCTGAGTTCTTCGACGCCGTGAACACGGCACTCATCGCTGCCGCCGAACAGCCCTGGCTGCTGGGTGCCACCTACCTGCTGATTGTGCTGGACGGGATCCTGCCCGTGGTCCCCAGCGAGGCCCTCGTCATGGCCCTGGCTGCCCTCGATGGTCCCCCGTCACTGCCCCTGCTGATCGCGGTGGCGGCCCTGGGCGCCATCACGGGTGACAACCTGAGTTTCGCCATCGGGCGGTCACTGGGCCCGGGACGTTTCGACCGACTCCGGGCCGGGCGCGTCGCCCGCGCCCTGGACGCCGGTCGTCGCCAGCTGGAACGACGGCCCGCCACCGTGATCCTCACCGGGCGTTTCGTGCCCGTGGGACGGGTCGCGGTCTACCTCGCCGCCGGCGCCAGCGGCTACCCGCACCGCCGGTTTCTGCCCATCAGCATCATCGGCGGCACCGTATGGGCGTTCTACATGCTCAGCCTCGGCCTGCTGGCGGCCGCCTGGGTCGATGGCAACCCGCTGTTCAGTGCTGCGGTCGGGGTCGGGCTGTCGCTGGTGCTCGGCGCCCTCGCCGATCTCATCCTGCGGTGGCGCCGGTCCCGTCGGATGCGGATGGACTGA
- a CDS encoding APC family permease, whose translation MSDARVDEATGEQQTELKRVLGPKLLLLFIVGDILGTGIYALTGKVAGEVGGAVWLPFLVAFTIAIITAFSYLELVTKYPKAGGAASFVHRAFEIHFITFLITFTVMASGITSASTASRAFAENMFKGFHWFVETGADGQTVVNAGAISVGALFFILLVAAINFRGVAESVKANVVLTLIELSGLLLVIFVGLWAVAGFSGAEVDFSRITVFESPSGKNAFMAVTAATGLAFFAMVGFEDSVNMAEETKEPSKIFPKVMLTGLLMTAAIYLMVSITAVALVPVGELSQGGTPLLTVVERGAPNLPIDTLYPFIAMFAVANSALINMMMASRLLYGMSRQGVLPKPLGMVHRGRQTPWAAIIFSTLLAVGLILLVQSVANLGDVTALLLLGVFSVVNVACLVLRKDRVEHQHFTAPTALPVIGALACAYMVGPWTGRDGSVYEIAGWLLVIGVCLWALTWFLNRALYAKPTRIKDPTDLTNTDD comes from the coding sequence ATGAGTGACGCAAGGGTGGACGAAGCAACCGGTGAGCAGCAGACCGAGCTCAAACGGGTCCTCGGGCCAAAGCTGCTGCTGCTCTTCATCGTCGGCGACATCCTGGGCACCGGCATCTATGCCCTGACCGGCAAGGTGGCCGGTGAGGTGGGCGGTGCCGTCTGGTTGCCCTTCCTGGTGGCCTTCACCATCGCCATCATCACGGCATTCAGCTATCTGGAGCTGGTGACCAAATATCCCAAGGCCGGCGGTGCCGCGTCGTTCGTGCACCGCGCCTTCGAGATCCACTTCATCACCTTCCTGATCACCTTCACGGTGATGGCCAGCGGCATCACCTCGGCTTCGACGGCCTCGCGGGCGTTCGCGGAGAATATGTTCAAGGGCTTCCACTGGTTCGTGGAGACCGGTGCGGACGGCCAGACGGTGGTCAACGCCGGAGCCATCTCGGTCGGCGCACTCTTCTTCATCCTGCTGGTCGCGGCCATCAACTTCCGCGGTGTGGCCGAGTCGGTGAAGGCCAATGTGGTGCTGACCCTCATCGAGCTGTCCGGTCTCCTCCTGGTGATCTTTGTCGGCCTGTGGGCGGTGGCCGGGTTCTCCGGCGCAGAGGTCGACTTCTCAAGGATCACGGTCTTCGAGAGCCCCAGTGGCAAGAACGCCTTCATGGCAGTCACGGCCGCGACCGGACTGGCGTTCTTCGCCATGGTCGGCTTCGAGGACTCGGTCAACATGGCCGAGGAGACCAAGGAGCCGAGCAAGATCTTCCCCAAGGTCATGCTCACCGGCCTGCTGATGACGGCCGCGATCTACCTCATGGTCTCGATCACGGCCGTGGCGCTCGTGCCGGTGGGGGAGCTGTCCCAGGGAGGCACGCCGTTGCTCACCGTGGTGGAACGCGGTGCCCCCAACCTGCCGATCGACACGCTCTATCCGTTCATCGCGATGTTTGCCGTCGCCAACTCCGCGCTGATCAACATGATGATGGCCTCCCGACTGCTCTATGGCATGTCCCGGCAGGGGGTGCTGCCCAAGCCGCTGGGCATGGTGCACCGGGGACGGCAGACCCCGTGGGCGGCGATCATCTTCAGCACGCTGCTGGCCGTCGGCCTGATCCTGCTCGTCCAGTCGGTCGCCAACCTCGGTGACGTGACTGCCCTGCTGCTGCTCGGCGTCTTCAGCGTCGTCAACGTGGCCTGCCTGGTCCTGCGCAAGGACCGGGTCGAGCACCAGCACTTCACCGCACCCACGGCCTTGCCCGTCATCGGTGCCCTGGCCTGCGCCTACATGGTCGGCCCGTGGACCGGCCGTGACGGATCGGTCTATGAGATCGCCGGGTGGCTGCTGGTCATCGGCGTGTGCCTGTGGGCCCTCACCTGGTTCCTCAACCGGGCGCTCTATGCCAAGCCGACCCGGATCAAGGACCCCACGGACCTGACCAACACCGACGACTAG
- a CDS encoding alpha/beta fold hydrolase, producing the protein MDSFTHEGLIFEVIDGGPRDGAPVLLLHGFPQDASAWAEVSERLHEHGLRTLAPHQRGYSPGARPRRVSAYRLSHLVGDVLALLDAAGLERAHIVGHDWGGAVAWTLAQHAPERVASLTVLSTPFPRALAWAARHADQARHSWYMAAFVLPVAPERILARMMTNGAMVRQGVPSEHQDRYAARLGTPQAMRGPLNWYRAALRPGGGRQRWHSLDEPSVLGAEPVQVPTTLVWGNRDPFLGRAAIERTAQYVESDYRFVELDAGHWLPEKRPEQVAAEIVSRVEAR; encoded by the coding sequence GTGGACAGTTTCACCCATGAAGGTCTGATCTTCGAGGTCATCGACGGCGGCCCGCGCGACGGCGCGCCCGTGCTGCTCCTGCACGGCTTTCCCCAGGATGCGAGCGCCTGGGCCGAGGTCTCCGAGCGCCTGCACGAGCACGGCCTGCGCACCCTGGCACCCCATCAGCGCGGCTACTCCCCCGGCGCCCGCCCACGGCGCGTGTCGGCATACCGCCTGTCCCATCTGGTCGGAGACGTGCTGGCGCTCCTGGACGCAGCGGGGCTGGAGCGAGCGCACATCGTCGGTCACGACTGGGGTGGCGCGGTGGCCTGGACGTTGGCGCAGCACGCACCGGAGCGGGTGGCCAGCCTCACGGTGCTCTCCACGCCGTTTCCCCGAGCCCTCGCCTGGGCCGCGCGACATGCCGACCAGGCCCGACACAGCTGGTATATGGCGGCCTTCGTGCTCCCGGTCGCCCCCGAGCGGATCCTGGCACGCATGATGACCAATGGCGCCATGGTCCGTCAGGGTGTGCCGAGCGAGCATCAGGACAGGTATGCCGCACGGCTGGGCACTCCCCAGGCGATGCGTGGCCCGTTGAACTGGTATCGCGCCGCTCTGCGGCCCGGTGGTGGACGGCAGCGGTGGCACAGCCTGGATGAGCCGAGCGTGCTGGGTGCCGAGCCGGTGCAGGTGCCGACGACGCTGGTGTGGGGCAACCGTGACCCGTTCCTGGGTCGCGCGGCGATCGAGCGCACGGCGCAGTATGTCGAGTCGGACTACCGCTTCGTCGAACTCGACGCGGGGCACTGGTTGCCCGAGAAGCGTCCCGAGCAGGTCGCGGCAGAGATCGTGTCCCGGGTCGAGGCCCGTTGA
- a CDS encoding DEAD/DEAH box helicase, producing MAKAIGRASAPSHKKKPRHTAAQKKAAAKTRELSDRSSRRDDRRSYADKPAREDRPRRDFDSRGPRREWNRDDRPARDDRGTRREWNRDERPARDDRGPRRDFDNRGPRREFDNRGPRREFDNRGPRREWNRDDRPARDDHGPRREWNRDERPARDDRGPRRDFDNRGPRREFDNRAPRREWNRDERPARDDRGPRRDFDNRGPRREFDNRAPRREWNRDDRPARDFDRSAPRRHWDHDDRPRHRDDATQARTNHDWERRERRDNRQFSEDRERTPYSPSVAPVPKAAVVHEGPNEFGALGLNPQLVDKLTELGLVKPFPIQAATIPDAMAGRDLLGRGQTGSGKTLAFGLPTLHRLAEGERAKPRKPHALIVTPTRELAMQILDALRPLLSTMRLRHQLVAGGMSYTPQLRSLEQGVDLLVATPGRLADLLERGAADLSEVKITVLDEADHMAEMGFVEAISEILDLTPADGQRLLFSATLDHGVDQVAKKYLTDPVTHQTDSATASVSTMEHHVFLIDPQHKKPITATIANRPGRTVVFVRTKLGADRVALQLRECGVFAAALHGGLNQAQRTRVLEAFKSGELPVLVATDVAARGIHVDDVSLVLQADPPADHKDYLHRSGRTARAGEQGRVVTLALPHQKKQVQRMLDAAGVDAAPTKVTPRDAEVLETAGGREPSFEAIPQSVLDDLLRPKRPQGRGNYRGRPQRRNGGFNRERSSRVGGGYRGNH from the coding sequence ATGGCCAAGGCCATCGGGCGCGCCTCCGCGCCCTCCCACAAGAAGAAGCCCCGTCACACGGCGGCCCAAAAGAAGGCAGCCGCTAAGACGCGCGAGCTGTCTGACCGTTCGTCGCGCCGCGACGACCGCAGGTCGTATGCCGACAAGCCGGCCCGTGAGGACCGGCCCCGTCGCGACTTTGACAGCCGTGGTCCCCGTCGTGAGTGGAACCGCGATGACCGTCCGGCCCGTGACGACCGTGGTACGCGTCGTGAGTGGAACCGTGACGAGCGTCCGGCCCGTGACGACCGTGGTCCCCGTCGTGACTTCGACAACCGCGGCCCGCGTCGCGAGTTCGACAACCGCGGCCCGCGTCGCGAGTTTGACAACCGCGGCCCGCGTCGTGAGTGGAACCGCGATGACCGTCCGGCCCGCGATGACCATGGCCCGCGTCGTGAGTGGAACCGTGACGAGCGTCCGGCTCGTGACGACCGTGGTCCCCGTCGTGACTTCGACAACCGGGGCCCGCGTCGCGAGTTCGACAACCGTGCCCCGCGTCGTGAGTGGAACCGTGACGAGCGTCCGGCCCGTGACGACCGTGGTCCCCGTCGTGACTTCGACAACCGCGGCCCGCGTCGCGAGTTCGACAACCGTGCCCCGCGTCGTGAGTGGAACCGCGATGACCGTCCGGCTCGTGACTTCGACCGCAGCGCCCCGCGTCGCCACTGGGACCACGACGACCGTCCCCGTCACCGCGACGACGCCACCCAGGCCCGCACCAACCACGACTGGGAGCGTCGCGAGCGTCGCGACAACCGGCAGTTCTCCGAGGACCGGGAGCGCACGCCATACTCCCCGTCCGTTGCTCCGGTGCCCAAGGCCGCGGTGGTCCACGAGGGTCCGAACGAGTTCGGCGCCCTGGGCCTGAACCCGCAGCTGGTCGACAAGCTCACCGAGCTCGGTCTGGTCAAGCCGTTCCCGATCCAGGCCGCGACGATCCCGGACGCGATGGCTGGCCGTGACCTGCTCGGGCGCGGACAGACAGGCTCGGGCAAGACCCTGGCCTTCGGCCTGCCCACCCTGCACCGTCTCGCGGAGGGTGAGCGCGCCAAGCCGCGCAAGCCGCACGCGCTGATCGTGACCCCGACCCGCGAGCTGGCGATGCAGATCCTGGACGCGCTGCGTCCGCTGCTGTCGACCATGCGGCTGCGTCACCAGCTGGTGGCTGGCGGCATGTCCTACACGCCGCAGCTGCGCAGCCTGGAGCAGGGAGTTGACCTGCTGGTGGCCACCCCTGGCCGCCTTGCTGACCTGCTCGAGCGCGGTGCCGCCGACCTCTCCGAGGTCAAGATCACGGTGCTGGACGAGGCCGACCACATGGCCGAGATGGGCTTCGTCGAGGCGATCTCCGAGATCCTCGACCTGACCCCGGCCGATGGCCAGCGTCTGCTCTTCTCTGCAACCCTCGACCACGGTGTCGACCAGGTGGCGAAGAAGTACCTGACCGACCCGGTGACCCACCAGACGGACAGCGCCACCGCGAGCGTGTCGACCATGGAGCACCACGTCTTCCTGATCGACCCGCAGCACAAGAAGCCGATCACCGCGACCATCGCCAACCGGCCGGGACGCACTGTCGTCTTCGTGCGGACCAAGCTCGGTGCCGACCGTGTCGCGCTGCAGCTGCGCGAGTGCGGCGTCTTCGCTGCTGCCCTGCACGGTGGCCTCAACCAGGCCCAGCGCACCCGCGTCCTGGAGGCGTTCAAGTCCGGCGAGTTGCCGGTCCTGGTCGCCACCGACGTCGCGGCTCGCGGGATCCACGTCGACGACGTGTCCCTCGTGCTGCAGGCCGACCCGCCCGCGGACCACAAGGACTACCTGCACCGTTCCGGGCGGACCGCTCGGGCGGGGGAGCAGGGTCGTGTTGTGACCCTGGCGCTGCCGCACCAGAAGAAGCAGGTGCAGCGGATGCTGGACGCTGCTGGTGTCGACGCCGCACCGACCAAGGTGACGCCGCGCGATGCTGAGGTGCTCGAGACCGCTGGCGGTCGTGAGCCCTCGTTCGAGGCCATCCCGCAGTCGGTGCTCGACGACCTGCTGCGCCCGAAGCGGCCCCAGGGCCGCGGCAACTACCGCGGTCGCCCGCAGCGTCGCAACGGTGGTTTCAACCGCGAGCGTTCTTCCCGCGTGGGTGGCGGATACCGGGGCAACCACTGA
- a CDS encoding DUF6318 family protein: MRTIAPVMLIGAVLLAGCQGDSEPADPPSSQDSLTTATPTTATPTTSDAAPTTEAPGDDVEQTTAPPDTVETTEASGPPVMPEEAQEDSEAGAKAFVMHYLDTFNYATMTPESGLLDPLGDESCETCNAFIDIVAEYTSANERANGPILTFTEPTGSLTGDHAVLYVEAVQAFPARLNAEGHVVGEEGSPEAFTMVVRLNPTTEGWIISEIQLG; this comes from the coding sequence GTGCGGACCATTGCTCCTGTGATGCTGATAGGCGCTGTGCTCTTGGCTGGGTGTCAGGGCGACTCGGAGCCAGCTGATCCACCAAGCAGCCAGGACTCGCTGACCACCGCCACACCAACCACCGCCACACCGACCACCTCCGACGCGGCGCCCACGACCGAGGCTCCTGGGGATGATGTCGAGCAGACCACCGCTCCGCCCGACACCGTCGAGACAACCGAGGCGAGTGGCCCTCCCGTGATGCCCGAGGAAGCTCAGGAGGACTCTGAGGCAGGCGCCAAAGCATTCGTCATGCACTACCTAGATACGTTCAATTACGCGACAATGACACCAGAGAGTGGACTACTTGACCCCCTTGGTGATGAGTCGTGCGAGACGTGCAACGCCTTCATTGACATCGTTGCCGAATACACGTCAGCGAACGAGAGAGCCAATGGCCCGATCCTGACTTTTACAGAACCGACCGGCTCACTTACGGGGGATCACGCGGTCTTGTACGTTGAAGCAGTCCAAGCCTTTCCAGCACGCCTGAATGCTGAGGGCCATGTTGTAGGCGAGGAGGGGTCTCCTGAAGCGTTCACCATGGTGGTCCGGCTAAATCCGACCACCGAAGGATGGATCATCTCCGAAATTCAACTCGGATAA
- a CDS encoding GTP pyrophosphokinase, with protein sequence MDPATTPADLSPLSRDSNLSQIRTDFTRFMMEYKFGMDEIETKISILQEEFTHLHDYNPIEHVLTRLKTPESILEKTRRRGLDPSFEAIRDNITDIAGVRVTCSFVRDVYQVYDMLSSQPDIEVMAVKDYIEHPKPNGYRSLHALVRVPVHLSDRVVPVTVEMQLRTVAMDFWASLEHKIYYKYREDVPQDLLQQLQDAAQTAADLDARMERLHVQINSHKDSFGQSSGTELADHVVQQLHEMRESQGGRRFV encoded by the coding sequence GTGGACCCCGCAACGACGCCTGCCGACCTGAGCCCACTGTCCCGCGACAGCAACCTGTCCCAGATCCGGACCGACTTCACACGCTTCATGATGGAGTACAAGTTCGGCATGGACGAGATCGAGACCAAGATCTCGATCCTGCAGGAAGAGTTCACCCACCTGCACGACTACAACCCGATCGAGCACGTGCTGACCCGGCTCAAGACCCCGGAGTCGATCCTGGAGAAGACCCGGCGCCGGGGGCTCGACCCGTCATTCGAGGCGATCCGCGACAACATCACCGACATCGCCGGGGTGCGCGTGACCTGCAGCTTTGTGCGTGATGTCTATCAGGTCTACGACATGCTGTCCTCGCAGCCGGACATCGAGGTGATGGCGGTCAAGGACTACATCGAGCACCCCAAGCCCAACGGTTATCGCAGCCTGCACGCGCTGGTGCGGGTGCCCGTGCACCTGTCGGACCGGGTCGTGCCGGTGACCGTCGAGATGCAGCTGCGGACGGTCGCGATGGACTTTTGGGCCAGCCTGGAGCACAAGATCTATTACAAGTATCGCGAGGACGTCCCCCAGGACCTGCTCCAGCAGTTGCAGGACGCTGCACAGACCGCGGCCGACCTGGACGCGCGGATGGAGCGCCTGCACGTGCAGATCAACTCGCACAAGGACAGCTTTGGGCAGTCGTCGGGAACCGAGCTGGCGGACCACGTCGTGCAGCAGCTGCACGAGATGCGGGAGTCGCAGGGCGGCAGGCGGTTCGTCTGA
- a CDS encoding ABC transporter permease, producing MRAALAIAAVELRRFVKDKGNVFFTFIFPLMLVFVLGSQFGGSGSSGRVTLSGPDSELRTAVAEQLEGQEVSVSYASHDDMLEQVARGRTDVGLVVNEDASTAYTDGGTSELEMIASSATTSMAAQQQVRVAVTNLDLRQVQVTALEDAGVSGPDAAQALDEAAGQVNEPTLEVVNVDSLAQEFQGLGQFDLGASSQLLLFSFLTSLAGSSTLINARRQGVMARSLAAPVSTMQALLGQALGRWVIAFFQGGYIMLATWLLFGVDWGNIGLSLLILAIFALVAAGAAMMLGSILDNEGAAVGAGVGLGLVLAAIGGGMMPLEIFSDTMRTLAHVTPHAWGYDAFAEVQRHGGGLVDILPQLGVLAAMAVAALLVGAWLLRRSMARSL from the coding sequence ATGAGGGCCGCACTCGCGATCGCCGCCGTCGAGCTGCGTCGCTTTGTCAAGGACAAGGGCAACGTCTTCTTCACCTTCATCTTCCCGCTGATGCTGGTCTTTGTGCTCGGCTCGCAGTTCGGCGGCTCGGGCAGCTCCGGCCGGGTCACCCTGAGCGGTCCCGACAGTGAGCTGCGCACCGCAGTGGCCGAGCAGCTCGAGGGGCAGGAGGTCTCCGTCAGCTATGCCAGCCACGACGACATGCTCGAGCAGGTCGCCCGCGGCCGCACCGACGTCGGACTGGTCGTCAACGAGGACGCCTCCACGGCATACACCGATGGGGGCACCTCCGAGCTGGAGATGATCGCCAGCAGCGCCACCACGAGCATGGCGGCCCAGCAGCAGGTGCGGGTGGCCGTGACCAATCTGGATCTGCGGCAGGTGCAGGTCACAGCGCTGGAGGACGCCGGAGTCTCAGGGCCCGATGCCGCCCAGGCACTCGACGAGGCGGCCGGGCAGGTCAACGAGCCCACCCTCGAGGTGGTCAATGTCGACAGTCTGGCCCAGGAGTTCCAGGGCCTGGGACAGTTCGACCTCGGGGCCTCCTCCCAGCTGCTGCTGTTCTCCTTCCTGACCTCCCTGGCGGGGTCCTCGACCCTGATCAACGCGCGACGGCAAGGGGTGATGGCCCGCAGCCTGGCCGCGCCGGTCAGCACGATGCAGGCCCTCCTGGGACAGGCGCTCGGTCGCTGGGTAATCGCGTTCTTCCAGGGTGGTTACATCATGTTGGCGACCTGGCTGCTCTTTGGCGTCGACTGGGGCAACATCGGCCTGTCCCTGCTGATCCTGGCGATCTTTGCGCTGGTCGCCGCCGGTGCGGCCATGATGCTCGGGTCGATCCTGGACAACGAGGGCGCCGCAGTCGGTGCCGGCGTCGGCCTCGGCCTGGTGCTGGCGGCGATCGGTGGCGGGATGATGCCGCTGGAGATCTTCTCCGACACCATGCGCACGCTCGCCCACGTCACCCCGCATGCCTGGGGCTATGACGCCTTCGCCGAGGTCCAGCGCCACGGCGGCGGCCTGGTGGACATCCTCCCGCAGCTGGGAGTGCTGGCCGCGATGGCAGTTGCTGCCCTGCTGGTGGGCGCGTGGCTGCTGCGACGCAGCATGGCGCGCTCGCTGTGA
- a CDS encoding ABC transporter permease, which yields MRQLGTLLRTDLVQRLRDKSVIIFAVIVPLALMGAMHLVMGDAMDGDLETATVAVSAPADDQLATALVQSLPEIGLDVEVTETDQDDVHARAESGDARLGLIIPDGFSAALMAGEPVEVTAIRGDGAGIESTVVLSVVQGFLDRAGASAVASTAGATLGLASAELGGVAQQVATGDSAITLTAGEASDQQLDPKGALVAGQAGLFLMFTVSFGVLGLLAEREFGTLARLRSMPMNPNLVVISKVLSSFVLGVVATSLLLTVGGMLFGVSFGSPLPVAVLIVCAVIATTSLTFIVIKIAKTSEQASIIQTILAMVLGIAGGAFFPMSGAGVLGTILDLNPVAAMTRGLGITSGGGGLADIATPVLILLGFAAVAMLIARVVPDRGAMA from the coding sequence ATGCGACAACTCGGGACACTGCTGCGCACCGATCTGGTCCAACGCCTGCGCGACAAGTCGGTCATCATCTTCGCTGTGATCGTGCCGCTGGCGCTGATGGGGGCCATGCACCTGGTCATGGGCGACGCCATGGACGGTGACCTGGAGACCGCGACTGTCGCGGTCTCGGCACCTGCGGACGACCAGCTCGCCACCGCCCTGGTGCAGAGCCTGCCGGAGATCGGCCTGGACGTCGAGGTCACGGAGACCGACCAGGACGACGTGCACGCCCGGGCGGAGTCCGGCGACGCCAGGCTCGGCCTGATCATCCCCGACGGCTTCTCGGCCGCGTTGATGGCCGGTGAGCCGGTCGAGGTCACCGCGATCAGGGGCGACGGCGCGGGCATCGAGTCCACCGTGGTGCTCTCGGTCGTCCAGGGCTTCCTGGACCGGGCCGGGGCCTCCGCCGTCGCCAGCACCGCTGGCGCGACCCTCGGGCTGGCCTCTGCAGAACTGGGCGGTGTCGCCCAGCAGGTCGCCACCGGCGACTCGGCGATCACTCTGACCGCTGGCGAGGCCTCCGACCAGCAGCTTGATCCCAAGGGAGCGCTCGTGGCCGGGCAGGCCGGACTGTTCCTGATGTTCACCGTCAGCTTCGGCGTCCTCGGCCTGCTGGCCGAGCGCGAGTTCGGCACGCTGGCCAGGCTGCGCTCCATGCCGATGAACCCCAACCTGGTGGTCATCTCCAAGGTGCTGAGCAGTTTTGTCCTCGGTGTGGTGGCCACCAGCCTGCTGCTCACGGTCGGCGGGATGCTCTTTGGCGTGAGCTTCGGCTCACCACTGCCGGTGGCGGTGCTGATCGTGTGCGCGGTCATCGCGACGACGTCGCTGACCTTCATCGTGATCAAGATCGCCAAGACCTCGGAGCAGGCCAGCATCATCCAGACAATCCTGGCGATGGTCCTGGGGATCGCGGGAGGGGCGTTCTTCCCGATGAGTGGCGCGGGCGTCCTCGGCACGATCCTGGACCTCAACCCGGTCGCGGCGATGACCCGTGGCCTGGGCATCACCAGCGGCGGCGGCGGACTGGCCGACATCGCCACTCCGGTGCTCATCTTGCTCGGCTTTGCGGCGGTGGCGATGCTCATCGCCCGGGTCGTCCCGGACCGGGGGGCGATGGCATGA
- a CDS encoding ABC transporter ATP-binding protein yields MTQTAERQQATQDGHDVLVVDGLVRRFGDLTAVNDVSFRVARGETYGLLGPNGAGKTTTISMVCGLLEPDEGTVMVLGQQMGPTKVAPKRHLGLVPQDLAIYPDLSARENLTFFGKLQGLAGNDLKSRVGEVLELTGLADRAKDPTKEFSGGMKRRLNIGIGLLHKPTLLILDEPTVGVDPQSRNAILESVENLSGEGMAVIYTTHYMEEAERLCDRIGIIDSGTLQAEGTRSELIQLTGGVDNIQLTGSGDTTAAAEALRGLSSVAQVDAERGRLQLTVHDAPTAVAQIVTTATSAGLQLSDVQISRPNLESVFLHLTGKALRD; encoded by the coding sequence ATGACACAGACAGCAGAGCGGCAGCAGGCCACACAGGACGGGCACGACGTCCTGGTGGTCGACGGTCTCGTCCGCCGTTTCGGCGACCTGACCGCCGTCAACGACGTGTCCTTCCGGGTGGCGCGCGGCGAGACCTACGGACTGCTGGGACCCAACGGTGCCGGCAAGACCACCACCATCTCGATGGTCTGCGGGCTGCTGGAGCCCGACGAGGGCACCGTGATGGTCCTCGGACAGCAGATGGGCCCGACGAAGGTCGCGCCCAAACGGCACCTGGGGCTCGTGCCTCAGGACCTGGCGATCTATCCCGACCTGAGCGCTCGTGAGAATCTCACCTTCTTCGGCAAGCTGCAGGGCCTGGCCGGCAACGACCTGAAGTCCCGGGTGGGTGAGGTCCTTGAGCTCACCGGACTCGCCGACCGCGCCAAGGATCCGACCAAGGAGTTCTCCGGCGGCATGAAGCGTCGGCTCAACATCGGCATCGGGTTGCTGCACAAGCCGACCCTGCTGATCCTGGACGAGCCGACCGTGGGCGTGGACCCGCAATCACGCAACGCCATCCTGGAGTCGGTGGAGAACCTGTCCGGTGAGGGCATGGCCGTGATCTACACGACGCACTACATGGAGGAGGCCGAGCGGTTGTGCGACCGCATCGGCATCATCGACTCCGGCACGCTGCAGGCCGAGGGGACCCGCAGCGAGCTGATCCAGCTCACCGGCGGGGTCGACAACATCCAGCTCACCGGGTCCGGTGACACGACTGCCGCTGCCGAGGCGCTCCGAGGGCTGTCATCGGTCGCCCAGGTCGACGCCGAGCGGGGACGCCTGCAGCTGACGGTGCACGACGCACCGACGGCCGTGGCGCAGATCGTCACGACGGCGACGTCCGCAGGTCTGCAGCTCAGCGACGTGCAGATCAGCCGGCCCAACCTGGAGTCGGTCTTCCTGCATCTCACCGGGAAGGCGTTGCGGGACTGA